In a single window of the Anaerocolumna cellulosilytica genome:
- a CDS encoding V-type ATP synthase subunit D, producing the protein MNPNTFPTKGNLILAKNSLALAKQGYELMDKKRNILIRELMDLIDKAKNIQTEIDGTFTNAYKALQKANIEMGIRNVEDLSSTIPEETSIEVKQRSIMGAEIPLVEFDISESNKPTYSFFNTRLSLDEATNRFKKVKELTLRLAMIENAAYRLATSINKTQKRANALKNITIPYYTGLTRDIQNALEEKEREEFTRLKVIKRRRDEE; encoded by the coding sequence ATGAATCCAAATACTTTTCCAACCAAGGGAAATTTAATACTAGCAAAAAATTCTCTTGCCTTGGCAAAACAGGGTTATGAACTCATGGATAAAAAACGAAACATCTTAATCCGGGAGCTTATGGACTTAATTGATAAAGCCAAGAATATTCAGACAGAGATTGATGGAACCTTCACCAACGCTTATAAGGCTCTTCAAAAAGCAAATATTGAAATGGGTATACGCAATGTTGAAGACTTAAGCAGTACTATTCCGGAGGAAACTTCAATAGAAGTCAAACAGCGCAGTATTATGGGTGCTGAGATTCCTTTGGTAGAATTCGATATTTCTGAAAGCAATAAACCAACCTATTCGTTTTTTAATACCAGATTATCCTTAGATGAGGCAACGAACCGCTTTAAAAAAGTGAAAGAGCTTACCCTTCGTTTAGCCATGATTGAGAATGCTGCATACCGGCTTGCTACAAGCATTAATAAAACACAAAAACGTGCCAATGCACTAAAGAATATAACCATTCCTTACTATACAGGGTTAACCCGTGACATTCAAAATGCCTTAGAAGAAAAGGAACGTGAGGAATTTACAAGATTAAAAGTAATAAAGAGAAGACGGGATGAAGAATAA
- a CDS encoding GntR family transcriptional regulator: MNRNELSKHVVLSHWIKDNIINGTFQVGEKIPSENELAARFSYSRQTVRQAIGNLVAEGILIREQGSGTYVSNTNKKAPSEKTMRVGVITTYLDDYIFPSIIHGIEEVLTDNGYTMTLGITHNKPSDEENCLLQMMQSGVDGLIVEGTKSALPNANSRLYGQLKEHNIPTVFINGYYNNYSNSYIVMDDIKAGSMVTDILIENGHTNIGGIFKSDDIQGLRRYEGLQNSLKMNKLPLLDKSILWYTTEDYYYFFEGSMDTIILERFEDVTAVVCYNDQIAAALIKLLKRNSKSVPEDISIVSFDNSFLAKHMVFNLTSVVYPSKKVGKRGAGLLLQCMNNPFLTEQIVLEPTIKIRESVKKINE; this comes from the coding sequence ATGAACCGGAATGAACTATCAAAACATGTGGTGCTAAGCCACTGGATTAAAGACAATATTATTAATGGAACCTTTCAAGTTGGGGAAAAAATACCCTCTGAGAACGAGCTTGCTGCTAGATTCTCTTACAGCCGCCAAACCGTTAGACAGGCAATCGGTAACCTAGTTGCGGAAGGAATTCTTATAAGGGAACAGGGCAGCGGCACCTATGTATCCAATACAAACAAAAAAGCACCTTCTGAAAAAACTATGCGAGTAGGGGTTATTACCACCTATCTGGACGATTATATATTTCCTAGTATCATTCATGGCATCGAGGAAGTTTTAACTGACAATGGTTATACTATGACCCTTGGTATTACACACAATAAGCCTTCTGATGAAGAAAATTGTTTACTTCAAATGATGCAAAGCGGAGTAGACGGTTTGATTGTAGAGGGTACAAAATCTGCCCTGCCAAATGCCAACAGCCGTCTGTATGGACAACTTAAGGAACATAATATTCCAACCGTTTTTATTAATGGATATTATAATAATTACAGTAATTCTTATATTGTAATGGATGATATAAAGGCCGGTAGTATGGTCACTGACATTTTGATAGAAAACGGTCATACTAACATCGGCGGGATTTTTAAATCCGATGATATCCAAGGTCTAAGGCGCTATGAAGGACTTCAAAACTCTTTAAAAATGAATAAACTTCCTTTATTGGATAAATCCATCTTATGGTACACTACAGAAGATTATTACTATTTTTTTGAAGGAAGCATGGATACTATTATTTTGGAACGTTTTGAAGATGTTACGGCTGTGGTCTGCTATAATGACCAGATAGCTGCTGCCCTTATAAAACTTTTAAAACGGAATAGTAAGTCTGTTCCAGAAGATATCTCCATTGTCAGCTTTGATAATTCTTTTTTAGCTAAACACATGGTTTTTAATCTGACTTCTGTTGTCTATCCTTCAAAAAAGGTAGGTAAACGTGGTGCTGGACTTCTGCTCCAATGCATGAACAATCCCTTTTTAACAGAACAGATTGTACTGGAGCCAACAATTAAAATCAGAGAATCCGTCAAGAAAATCAATGAGTGA
- a CDS encoding V-type ATP synthase subunit A: MNITGKIYGINGPIVYLAGNQGFKMGEMVLVGEEKLVGEVIGLNKKETTIQVYEETTGLKPGEIVYSTGSAISVTLAPGIIGNIFDGIERPLKEISAQSGAFITRGVSVDSLNVEKLWDVHITVKEGDKIYGGTIIAEVPETKAIVHKSMVPPEVQGVVTKVAPDGKYTINDPIVTIKLANGEEKELTLTQKWPIRVPRPTAKRYASDRPLITGQRILDTLFPIAKGGTAAIPGGFGTGKTMTQHQLAKWSDADLIVYIGCGERGNEMTEVLEDFSKLVDPKSGNPLLDRTTLIANTSNMPVAAREASIYTGITLAEYYRDMGYHVAIMADSTSRWAEALRELSGRLEEMPAEEGFPAYLASRLSGFYERAGFMHNLNGTEGSVSIIGAVSPQGGDFSEPVTQNTKRFVRCFWALDKSLAYARHFPAIQWLTSYSEYVSDLAPWYTSNVGGDFVDCRNQLLSILTQESQLNEIVKLIGSDVLPDDQKLVLEIARVVRLGFVQQNAYHPSDTYVPLAKQLKMMQTILYLFSKSKQLIALNMPMSVLKAEDIFDKVISIKYDVANDELHKFDDYKTMIDNFYNTIMAKNA, from the coding sequence ATGAATATAACAGGAAAAATATACGGAATTAACGGACCAATTGTATATCTGGCAGGAAACCAAGGCTTTAAAATGGGCGAAATGGTACTGGTTGGTGAAGAAAAACTGGTTGGTGAAGTAATTGGCTTGAATAAAAAAGAAACAACTATTCAGGTATATGAGGAAACAACAGGCTTAAAGCCAGGCGAGATAGTATACTCTACCGGCTCAGCTATTTCTGTTACCTTAGCACCTGGAATTATCGGAAATATTTTTGATGGAATTGAGCGTCCCTTAAAAGAGATTTCTGCACAATCCGGTGCATTTATTACAAGAGGTGTCAGTGTAGATTCCCTGAACGTAGAGAAATTATGGGATGTCCATATCACAGTAAAAGAGGGCGATAAAATCTACGGTGGAACAATTATAGCAGAAGTACCTGAAACCAAAGCCATCGTTCATAAATCTATGGTACCTCCTGAAGTACAGGGTGTTGTAACCAAGGTTGCTCCTGACGGAAAATATACCATTAACGATCCTATCGTTACTATAAAACTTGCAAACGGTGAAGAAAAAGAATTGACTTTAACACAAAAATGGCCTATCCGTGTTCCAAGACCCACTGCAAAGCGATATGCTTCTGACCGACCTTTAATTACCGGACAGCGTATCCTTGATACTCTGTTTCCCATTGCCAAAGGCGGTACTGCTGCTATCCCCGGTGGTTTTGGTACCGGTAAGACAATGACACAACATCAGCTTGCTAAATGGTCTGATGCTGACCTTATCGTATATATCGGCTGCGGTGAACGTGGAAATGAAATGACAGAGGTTTTAGAGGATTTCTCTAAATTAGTCGATCCAAAATCCGGTAACCCCTTGTTAGACAGAACTACACTGATTGCTAATACCTCAAATATGCCGGTTGCTGCACGTGAAGCTAGTATTTACACCGGTATAACTCTGGCTGAGTACTACCGGGATATGGGTTACCATGTAGCAATTATGGCTGACTCCACCTCCCGTTGGGCAGAAGCGCTTCGTGAATTATCCGGACGTTTGGAAGAAATGCCTGCAGAAGAAGGCTTTCCGGCTTATCTTGCTTCCAGATTATCAGGCTTTTATGAAAGAGCTGGTTTTATGCACAATTTAAACGGTACAGAAGGTAGTGTATCCATTATCGGTGCTGTATCTCCACAAGGTGGTGACTTTTCAGAACCAGTAACACAAAACACAAAACGGTTCGTTCGTTGCTTCTGGGCACTTGATAAATCATTGGCTTATGCAAGACACTTTCCGGCTATCCAGTGGCTAACAAGCTACAGTGAATATGTATCTGATTTAGCTCCTTGGTATACATCCAATGTAGGCGGTGACTTTGTAGACTGTCGTAACCAGTTACTTAGCATCTTAACACAGGAAAGCCAGTTAAATGAAATTGTTAAGTTAATCGGTAGTGACGTTCTGCCGGATGATCAGAAATTAGTCTTAGAAATTGCAAGGGTTGTACGCCTTGGTTTTGTCCAGCAGAATGCTTATCATCCTTCCGATACTTACGTACCTCTGGCCAAACAGCTAAAGATGATGCAGACCATTCTCTACCTGTTTTCAAAATCCAAGCAGCTGATTGCACTGAATATGCCTATGTCAGTTTTGAAGGCTGAGGATATTTTTGATAAAGTAATATCCATCAAATACGATGTGGCTAACGATGAGCTTCATAAATTTGATGATTACAAAACAATGATAGATAATTTCTATAACACTATAATGGCTAAGAACGCATAA
- a CDS encoding V-type ATP synthase subunit B, giving the protein MAIEYLGLSEINGPLVALEGVRGASYDEIVELSVEGKKKLGRIVEIYDDKAVIQVFQGTEEMSLNNTHTKLTGHPMEISLSEDILGRVFNGIGQPIDNLGNIAAETKRDVNGLPLNPCSREYPRNYIKTGISTIDCLTTLIRGQKLPIFSGNGLPHDQLAAQIVKQASLGENSDEDFAIVFAAMGVKHDVADFFRRTFEDSGVINHVAMFLNLANDPVVERLITPKVALTAAEYLAFEKNMHILVILTDMTSFAEAMREVSSSKGEIPSRKGYPGYLYSELATLYERAGIVRDCKGSVTQIPILTMPNDDITHPIPDLTGYITEGQIVLDRSLHQKSVYPPISVLPSLSRLMKDGIGKGYTREDHQDLANQLFSSYARVGDARALASVIGEDELSAIDKKYLKFGVTMEQEFIAQGHQEDRSITETLDKGWELLTILPREELDRVDTKILDKYFKAPVEEDTASSEEDDM; this is encoded by the coding sequence ATGGCAATTGAATATTTAGGACTCAGTGAAATAAACGGCCCCTTGGTTGCTCTTGAGGGCGTTCGTGGTGCCTCCTACGACGAAATCGTTGAACTATCTGTAGAAGGTAAAAAAAAGTTAGGAAGAATTGTTGAAATATATGATGATAAGGCAGTTATCCAGGTATTCCAGGGTACAGAAGAAATGTCTCTTAATAATACCCATACTAAGTTAACCGGTCACCCCATGGAAATATCCTTATCAGAAGACATTCTGGGCCGTGTTTTTAACGGCATCGGCCAGCCTATAGACAACTTGGGAAATATAGCTGCTGAAACCAAAAGGGATGTAAATGGTCTTCCCTTAAATCCCTGTTCCAGAGAATATCCCCGTAATTACATTAAGACCGGTATATCTACCATTGACTGTCTTACAACCTTAATTCGTGGACAAAAACTTCCTATTTTCTCCGGAAATGGTCTTCCACATGACCAACTTGCCGCTCAGATTGTTAAGCAGGCCTCACTAGGAGAAAATAGTGATGAGGATTTTGCAATTGTATTTGCTGCCATGGGTGTTAAGCACGATGTTGCTGACTTCTTTAGACGTACCTTTGAAGACAGTGGTGTTATTAATCACGTAGCAATGTTCTTAAACCTGGCAAATGACCCGGTAGTAGAAAGATTGATTACACCAAAGGTAGCCTTAACAGCAGCAGAGTATCTTGCTTTTGAAAAGAACATGCATATTCTGGTTATCTTAACCGATATGACCTCCTTTGCAGAAGCAATGCGTGAAGTGTCCTCTTCTAAAGGTGAAATACCAAGCCGTAAAGGTTATCCCGGATACCTATACAGCGAACTGGCTACTCTTTATGAAAGGGCTGGAATCGTTCGGGATTGTAAAGGGTCTGTAACGCAGATACCAATACTTACAATGCCAAATGACGATATTACGCATCCAATCCCTGACTTAACAGGATATATTACAGAAGGACAGATTGTTTTAGACCGTTCTTTGCATCAAAAGTCAGTGTATCCTCCAATCAGTGTACTGCCTTCCCTTTCCCGTCTTATGAAGGACGGTATCGGTAAAGGCTATACCAGAGAAGATCATCAAGATTTGGCAAACCAGTTATTCTCCTCTTATGCAAGAGTAGGTGATGCGAGAGCTTTAGCAAGCGTAATCGGTGAAGATGAATTATCTGCCATAGATAAGAAGTATCTGAAATTCGGTGTTACTATGGAACAAGAATTTATTGCACAAGGGCATCAGGAAGACCGTAGTATAACAGAAACTCTTGATAAGGGTTGGGAACTTCTTACCATCCTGCCAAGAGAAGAACTTGACCGTGTAGATACTAAAATTCTTGATAAATATTTTAAAGCTCCTGTGGAGGAAGATACAGCATCTTCTGAGGAAGATGATATGTAA